A region from the Myxococcales bacterium genome encodes:
- a CDS encoding chloride channel protein: MLEKGGHLHMVLAAIAVGLAGAAGAVIFRFMIRAVQAVAFGGMDGLSLLAEEGFAAEAHDPLAQTMALEWYWRLIIPATGGLIVGPLIYFFAREARGHGVPEVMKAVALRGGIIRARIVGIKALASALSIGTGGSVGREGPIIQIGAAFGSTLGQLLRLPTTQIRTLVGCGAAAGISATFNAPIAGALFAAEVIVGDFAVTQFTPIVIASVVATVVSRFFLGNHPAFEVPVYDIVSPLELIPYMVTGVVAGLVAVAFIRSLNATEIFFERLSIPTYLQAAVGGLLVGVIAIELPQVFGVGYTTISQALAGTLPALTMALLVLAKIAATSVTIGSGGSGGIFAPSLFLGAMTGGFLGTHIHAFFPEATASSGAYALVTMGALVAATTHAPISAIIIIFELTQTIDIIPALMVACVVSSLVCQVLSRDSIYTSKLRRQGIDLFAREDPNVLKGLYVRDVIDPHPEVIPASANFQTILDLVVQSDHSQFFVVDNNQKLLGAISLAEVRRLIYERETLQHLVVAGDLVDSNRPTVTEEEDLSVVMQLFSGTAVDEFAVVRAENTLSLVGVVREKDVIEAHNRESMRRDLIGGLSSNLSAVEKGQTIDLGSGFAIREIMVPNHYLNRSLRELALRERTGVQVLLLRRAKKLDARSKEVRVPSADDILREGDTLVVAGEIDALTQLEQPD, translated from the coding sequence GTGCTGGAAAAAGGCGGGCACCTCCACATGGTGCTCGCGGCCATCGCGGTGGGCCTCGCCGGCGCGGCGGGCGCTGTGATTTTCCGCTTCATGATTCGCGCGGTTCAAGCCGTGGCGTTCGGTGGAATGGACGGCTTGAGTTTGCTCGCCGAGGAGGGATTCGCGGCCGAAGCTCACGACCCCCTGGCACAGACGATGGCACTCGAGTGGTATTGGCGTCTCATCATACCCGCCACGGGAGGACTGATCGTCGGTCCCTTGATCTATTTCTTTGCCAGGGAAGCCCGGGGCCACGGTGTGCCCGAAGTCATGAAGGCGGTGGCGCTGCGCGGCGGGATCATTCGTGCCCGCATCGTGGGCATCAAGGCCCTGGCCTCGGCGCTCTCGATTGGGACTGGCGGCTCGGTGGGTCGCGAGGGTCCGATCATCCAGATCGGCGCCGCCTTTGGTTCGACCCTGGGGCAGCTGTTGCGACTCCCGACCACGCAGATCCGCACCCTGGTCGGATGCGGCGCGGCGGCGGGCATTTCCGCCACCTTCAACGCACCCATCGCGGGCGCATTGTTTGCGGCCGAAGTCATCGTGGGCGACTTCGCGGTGACCCAGTTCACTCCGATCGTGATTGCCTCGGTCGTCGCGACCGTGGTTTCGCGTTTCTTTCTCGGCAACCATCCGGCTTTCGAGGTCCCGGTCTACGACATCGTCAGCCCACTCGAGTTGATCCCCTACATGGTGACAGGAGTGGTGGCGGGCCTGGTCGCCGTAGCATTCATTCGCTCTCTCAACGCCACCGAAATCTTTTTCGAACGTCTGTCAATCCCAACGTATTTGCAAGCAGCGGTCGGTGGACTTTTGGTCGGAGTGATCGCAATCGAGCTTCCCCAGGTTTTCGGAGTCGGGTACACGACCATTTCGCAAGCGCTCGCGGGCACGCTTCCCGCGCTCACCATGGCGCTCCTGGTCCTGGCAAAGATCGCCGCGACCTCAGTCACCATCGGTTCGGGGGGCTCGGGGGGGATCTTTGCGCCATCCCTGTTCCTGGGCGCCATGACGGGCGGTTTTCTCGGCACCCACATCCACGCCTTCTTTCCCGAAGCCACGGCTAGCTCGGGCGCCTATGCATTGGTGACGATGGGCGCGCTCGTCGCGGCGACTACCCACGCACCCATCAGTGCGATCATCATCATCTTTGAACTCACCCAGACGATCGACATCATTCCGGCACTGATGGTCGCCTGCGTGGTGAGTTCGCTCGTCTGCCAGGTACTGAGCCGAGATTCCATCTATACCTCCAAGCTGCGGCGCCAGGGAATTGATCTGTTTGCCCGGGAAGATCCCAATGTGTTGAAAGGACTCTATGTGCGGGATGTGATTGATCCCCACCCGGAGGTGATCCCCGCATCGGCAAACTTTCAGACGATTCTCGATCTGGTCGTGCAGAGCGATCACTCGCAGTTCTTTGTGGTCGACAACAATCAGAAGCTTCTGGGAGCGATTTCGCTCGCCGAAGTTCGACGCTTGATTTACGAGCGCGAAACCCTGCAACACCTCGTAGTCGCGGGCGATCTGGTCGACAGCAACCGGCCAACGGTCACCGAAGAAGAAGATCTCTCGGTTGTGATGCAGTTGTTCAGCGGCACGGCGGTCGACGAGTTTGCCGTGGTGCGCGCCGAAAACACATTGAGTCTTGTGGGGGTCGTACGCGAGAAGGACGTGATCGAGGCTCACAATCGCGAGTCAATGCGCAGAGATCTGATCGGTGGATTGTCGAGCAATCTCAGTGCCGTCGAGAAGGGCCAGACGATCGACCTGGGCTCGGGCTTCGCCATTAGAGAGATCATGGTTCCGAACCATTATCTGAATCGGAGCTTGCGCGAGCTTGCACTGCGCGAGCGCACGGGAGTTCAGGTGTTGCTCCTGCGGCGCGCCAAAAAACTCGACGCCCGCTCCAAGGAAGTACGCGTTCCGAGCGCCGACGACATCTTGCGCGAAGGCGACACGCTGGTGGTGGCGGGAGAAATCGACGCCCTGACGCAGCTCGAGCAGCCGGACTAG
- the thiC gene encoding phosphomethylpyrimidine synthase ThiC encodes MSSRSPEQGDTISLDLRRERDPIELPPLGGNPSTRAQGTTPGSFANPADIGGPRSFSSPDTPGMPEPSAKTAWDFMPEDWEEVDGRWTPPEGFEPITQLEHARLGLITPEMKRVSEREPHLTPLQVRDEVAAGRMVIPANRVHLAKQLDPMCIGRASKTKVNANMGASPLASNIDEEVEKLHWAEKWGSDTMMDLSTGGDLDATRAAMIENSTLPVGTVPIYSMILGRTIEDLDKKLILDQLEHQASQGVDYFTIHAGILRKHLPLVKERLIGIVSRGGSLLAKWMLHHNAENPMYTLWDEICEVMRRYDVTFSIGDGLRPGGLADATDLAQLGELSAISELTERAWRNGLQVMVEGPGHVPFDQIEFNMKLQRTLCHGAPFYVLGPLVTDVFPGYDHITSCIGATAAAYHGASMLCYVTPKEHLGLPKKDDVKQGCVAYRISAHAADVALGIPGTRDWDDELTKARAALNWEKHFELAFDTDLARAYHDEDLDVDTDFCAMCGHDWCSVRISKEITQFFSGNDSEYAWDKPKVTAALSETQKEILQKRGVLSPAELHRLASKTKRSMGEKGAKAACHSDLTDSKHAQELQHGKVPDAEASSDPRSAEETAQPQP; translated from the coding sequence ATGTCCTCCCGATCCCCAGAGCAAGGCGACACCATTTCACTCGATCTACGTCGCGAAAGAGATCCGATCGAGCTTCCACCGCTCGGTGGCAACCCCTCGACTCGCGCCCAGGGGACGACCCCGGGAAGTTTCGCCAACCCCGCCGACATCGGCGGCCCGCGCAGCTTCAGCTCTCCCGACACCCCCGGCATGCCGGAACCCTCTGCAAAGACCGCCTGGGATTTCATGCCCGAGGACTGGGAAGAAGTCGACGGCCGTTGGACGCCACCCGAGGGCTTCGAACCCATCACCCAACTCGAACACGCGCGTCTGGGGTTGATCACCCCCGAAATGAAGCGCGTCAGCGAACGGGAACCTCATCTCACCCCTTTGCAGGTGCGCGACGAAGTGGCCGCCGGACGCATGGTCATCCCGGCCAACAGAGTTCACCTCGCTAAGCAACTCGACCCGATGTGTATAGGTCGCGCGAGCAAGACCAAGGTCAACGCAAACATGGGAGCATCGCCCCTGGCGAGCAACATCGACGAAGAGGTCGAGAAGCTTCACTGGGCCGAGAAGTGGGGCAGTGACACGATGATGGACTTGTCGACCGGGGGCGATCTGGACGCCACCCGCGCAGCAATGATCGAGAACTCCACTCTCCCGGTGGGGACCGTTCCCATTTATTCAATGATTCTGGGTCGCACGATCGAGGATCTCGACAAGAAGCTGATTCTCGACCAACTCGAGCATCAGGCCTCTCAAGGGGTCGACTATTTTACCATTCACGCCGGAATCCTGCGTAAACATCTTCCCCTGGTAAAAGAGCGGTTGATCGGAATTGTGAGCCGGGGCGGTTCCCTGCTGGCCAAGTGGATGCTGCACCACAACGCCGAAAACCCGATGTACACCTTGTGGGACGAAATCTGCGAAGTGATGCGGCGCTACGACGTCACCTTCTCGATCGGCGACGGCCTGCGTCCCGGCGGCCTGGCCGACGCGACCGACCTCGCCCAACTCGGTGAACTCAGCGCGATCAGCGAACTGACCGAGCGTGCGTGGCGTAATGGCTTGCAGGTCATGGTCGAGGGACCCGGACATGTTCCCTTCGATCAGATCGAATTCAATATGAAGCTGCAGCGAACACTCTGCCACGGCGCACCCTTCTATGTGCTGGGCCCGCTGGTGACCGACGTCTTCCCGGGCTACGACCACATCACCAGCTGCATTGGCGCGACCGCCGCGGCCTATCACGGTGCATCGATGCTCTGCTACGTCACGCCGAAGGAACATCTCGGTCTGCCCAAGAAAGACGACGTCAAGCAGGGCTGCGTCGCCTACCGGATCTCGGCGCACGCGGCGGATGTCGCGCTCGGGATCCCGGGGACACGGGACTGGGATGACGAACTCACCAAGGCGCGGGCGGCATTGAACTGGGAAAAGCACTTCGAACTGGCGTTCGACACGGACCTCGCCCGGGCGTATCACGACGAAGATCTCGACGTCGATACCGATTTTTGTGCCATGTGCGGCCACGATTGGTGCTCGGTGCGGATCAGCAAAGAGATCACTCAGTTCTTTTCGGGCAACGACAGCGAATACGCCTGGGACAAGCCCAAGGTCACGGCGGCCCTGTCTGAAACCCAGAAGGAGATCTTGCAAAAACGAGGCGTGCTGTCCCCGGCCGAACTCCATCGGTTGGCGTCAAAGACGAAGCGGAGCATGGGAGAAAAGGGCGCCAAGGCTGCTTGCCACAGCGACCTCACCGATTCCAAACACGCGCAGGAACTGCAGCACGGCAAGGTTCCCGACGCAGAGGCTTCCTCGGACCCTCGGTCCGCAGAAGAAACCGCGCAGCCCCAACCCTGA
- a CDS encoding chromosomal replication initiator protein DnaA yields the protein MRRLQAALAPISFEMWVPQIVARLDGDCLELGCPTQFHSDRIRDYFLPAIDDCVNAEFGRRIPLRVKVVEQAVEPLDAAEPTATAVAINTINTINNNNTAKNAETPPNRDSRSKSSTPPQSKAFARSSARSHRGANRRSRETISIGKAVEATLSAASFSTAAPSAPDPGACGTPPRSLKVVGTGSTGRPAGPTRVGRPRDPLGSDSKTASEVRQSAFPLTFDSFTVGSCNALAREAALALANRQQLGLNQLFIVSESGLGKTHLSRAVIGTAARAIGDRARYTTAEAFTSEFTQAIRGSQMPNFKRRYRTHCELLVVEDVQFLAGKAATQLEFFHVVQHVLDCGGRVLLTGDKFPQEMSQLDERVRARLSSGFLAQLDAPDAMVRRNILRAKAAHGGIRLPDDCLDLLVEEVEGNVRELEGALIQLVTIASLFKRPIDLELTRESLQGRSPRTKSIALSTTPSDIIESVAGFFRTSPAALASRSRRRDVLVPRQLAMYLCRRYTEASLADIGRELNRDHPSVANAIRKIERQLLENVRLRYQAEALIARLAELGHRPVHNFD from the coding sequence ATGCGTCGTTTACAAGCAGCGCTCGCTCCCATTTCATTTGAAATGTGGGTGCCCCAGATTGTCGCGAGACTCGACGGCGATTGCCTCGAACTCGGTTGTCCGACGCAGTTTCACAGCGACCGCATCCGAGACTATTTCCTCCCGGCGATTGACGACTGTGTCAACGCGGAATTTGGTCGCCGCATTCCGCTCCGCGTCAAAGTGGTAGAGCAGGCGGTCGAACCCCTAGATGCCGCCGAACCGACAGCCACAGCCGTCGCCATCAACACCATCAACACCATCAACAACAACAACACCGCCAAAAACGCAGAGACACCTCCAAACAGAGACAGCCGGAGCAAGTCTTCCACGCCGCCGCAGAGCAAGGCGTTTGCACGGTCGTCGGCCCGCTCGCATCGCGGCGCGAACCGGCGCTCGCGGGAGACGATTTCGATCGGGAAAGCCGTCGAAGCCACCCTGTCCGCGGCCTCGTTCTCGACGGCGGCTCCCAGCGCACCAGACCCGGGCGCCTGTGGTACGCCGCCCCGAAGCCTGAAAGTGGTCGGAACCGGGTCAACAGGTCGCCCAGCCGGTCCCACGCGGGTCGGCCGGCCTCGCGATCCGCTGGGGAGCGACTCCAAGACCGCAAGCGAGGTTCGGCAATCCGCCTTTCCGCTGACCTTCGATTCATTCACCGTCGGTTCGTGCAACGCGCTCGCGCGCGAAGCCGCCCTGGCCCTGGCCAATCGACAACAGTTGGGGCTGAACCAGCTCTTCATCGTATCGGAGTCGGGTCTCGGCAAAACCCATCTCTCGCGCGCAGTCATTGGCACGGCCGCTCGCGCCATCGGAGATCGCGCCCGCTATACCACGGCCGAAGCGTTTACGAGCGAGTTCACCCAGGCGATCCGCGGCAGCCAAATGCCGAACTTCAAGCGGCGCTACCGAACGCACTGCGAATTGCTCGTGGTCGAAGACGTACAGTTTTTAGCGGGGAAGGCAGCAACTCAGCTCGAGTTCTTCCACGTGGTCCAGCATGTTCTCGACTGCGGCGGCCGGGTTCTACTCACGGGCGACAAGTTCCCCCAGGAGATGAGCCAACTCGACGAACGCGTTCGAGCACGCTTGTCGAGCGGCTTCTTGGCACAGCTCGACGCACCCGATGCAATGGTGCGGCGCAACATCTTGCGCGCAAAGGCGGCCCACGGCGGTATTCGCCTGCCCGATGACTGCCTGGATCTACTCGTCGAAGAGGTCGAAGGCAATGTGCGAGAGCTGGAAGGCGCGCTGATCCAACTCGTCACAATTGCTTCTTTGTTCAAGCGACCGATCGATCTGGAACTGACCCGCGAATCTCTCCAGGGCCGAAGTCCTCGCACGAAATCGATCGCGCTTAGCACCACCCCGTCGGACATCATCGAATCGGTCGCGGGGTTCTTCCGCACCTCGCCGGCCGCACTCGCGTCGCGATCCCGACGGCGCGATGTTCTTGTCCCGCGACAGCTCGCAATGTATCTCTGTCGCCGCTACACCGAAGCCTCACTCGCGGACATCGGCCGAGAATTGAACCGCGACCACCCTTCAGTCGCAAATGCGATTCGCAAAATTGAGCGCCAGCTACTCGAAAATGTTCGGCTGCGGTATCAGGCCGAAGCCTTGATCGCACGCCTTGCCGAACTGGGTCACCGGCCTGTTCACAACTTTGACTAG